The DNA sequence TCCATTAAAATTAAAGGTGTTTTCCTCCAGAGTTAGTCCCAGCGCCCTTTCTAATAGTTGTGTGGTTGTGGAGACTTCCGTTTTGTCAAATCGACCATAAAGCCTGCCTTCAGTCATAATTATCTTGTCTTCCTTTATGCGCTTCCCGGACGCTCTCCGTTTAGATAACGGGGCGGACATCTGCTCGGAGTGCTGTTGAATGGTTAGAGTTAACATGTAAGGAAAATCACTGACACCAAAAGACAATATCGTGGAAGGAGGTTGTATAGTGGAAGAAGGGATTCGTCTCCCGAGCCAAAGGGTCCTGCCAACTAATAGAGTCGTCACGCAACGTGACTGCGCGCCAGCGTAACGATCCTGACAGAGGCTGTGAAATGGTGCGCCAATTGTGTTACTGTGCCTTCCCTGTTTGAAAGTAACGACAGCAAACGTTTGGACGGGGGTGTATGTAATGATATCCAACAGAATGAAACAGAGTTAAGCAAGTGGCATAAATAATAGAGCTCTTAATACCATTACGGGTGGAGGAAAGACGATGCAAAAACAGTGAATGTTAGCTGTCGTTACTCTGAGTTTTACGCACTTCTGCGATCTTCAGGCAGCTGGCAGATTGTTTACTTATTCTCACATTCAGcgtaaaaattattgaaagatgatcaatgtatacacctatttcaaaaaatgttgtcggggagaacgacgaatgtcaattgtcgaacggcgattgcgcaactgaaaagaaatgtgggtattgaatattaataggaaaatATAATCTCCGATAAGGCCGGCTCCATACAGTGCCGACCTTCGATGGCGAGTCATGTGGTTTGTCCCTATTCGTCAGAATTCAGTGGCAGAggcttcatttttcttaggCGTTCGTGAAAGGATAGTGGAACGCTATATTTCTAAATTTCTGTCGAAGGGTCATGTTAAGCCGGAACCAGTTAGCCGTTCGCACGGCAGTATCAGTTTTGCGCAACGCGAAgaactcattgtttttgcggcaggtttcttttgcaggtcacaggtcacaggtcacaggtcattgttttactaaaacagAAAGTAttccaaacacttgtaaaagctaaccttaggcctaaaaaatttctgtttaggcctaattaggcctaaggttagcttttacaagtgttccTTAAGCctaaaaaatttctgtttaggcctaattaggcctaaggttagcttttacaagtgtttgggatactttcttttttagtaaaacaatgacctgtgaccggtgacctgcaaaagaaacctgccattgtttttgcataccaaaCGTGGAAACTAGTTTCTTTCGGCCGTGCAATTTCCGTTCGACAACTGCCATTCGCCGTTCTCTccgacaacgttttttgaaataggtgtattTGATTCATGTCATGAGAGTTTGCCAAGCTAGCGTAGCCCTCTGCTGTCGTCTCGTGCGACTATTACACTTCTTTCACGCTTAGAAACCGCGTGCATCCATAATTTGTTGAATGTTCTCAAGAAACGAGAGCCAGTCAGAACATTGGAAAGGCATAATATACTAGAATACTTCATAAAGGTGTGTCCGGACGGTATTTCCGCACGAGTTGGCAATTATCAAAAATCGAACGAGTGAGGTCTTTGATGCAAACCAGCCAAACTTTTCTTGTCAACTCAAATTTCTTATCGTTGATGAtactctttttctttaaatgcCTTATAATACTAGTACTAGAGACGAGACATCGTAAACTTGAGCCGGGTTCATAATCTTCTCCGTCTTAACATCTTATAGAGATAAACTCTGCAGGGTACTTGTTCAGTTCTGTTGGCGACGTCGTGTGCTCTTCTCTTTCTACGTTCTCCTTTCTCAAAAATTCTTCTTATGCGTCTCGCTAAccttagtttttttttctttcgtgttTCTGTTCTTCGTGCTTTCAATGTATTACATTAAATCCTCTATTGAAGTTTCTCACTCATTTAATTCGACTTTGAAACTTGCTTTCAATGTAATCCTCTATTGAAGTTGCTCACTCATTTAATTCGACTTTAAAACAGTCCGGGGAGGGAATTTAAAGAATTTTACGAACGGtttaaaaagtggcacacTGCTAGTCAGGCAATTACGAAAAGCGCCTTGATGCGGCTCGCACGTGAAATAACAAGATATATACGCGGCTGCTGATTGACGTAGCATTTTCTCCACACCTGAAAAATGCAATAGACGACATTTGATTGTCTTTCTGCTACTTATACAAGTCTGTATTTTGCGACTTTTTGGTGAGTAAATTTATGACCGGCTCCGTGCGCGAGCAGGATGTAGCGATATTGCCCTTTTAAAaaagcctggttttcacttGCGACGGAGTCGTAGTCGGAGTCGTAATCAGAAGCGTAGAACGATACGATCTAGTGAAAATCAACCGGACGGAGTCGGAAGCAGAACACCGATTCCGCTTATGACTCCGTCGCTTACGATCTACCAGTTGAAAAGTTGCAGACAGAAGCGAaagaataaaccaatcacaatgttGGATTCCGGgccttgtgattggtttgttcttCTGCTTCTGCTTCCTACTCCGACAATCTAGTTTTCACTTGATCATATGCGACGGAGTCATAAACGGAATCGTAAGAAATGAAAACGTTCTGATTCTTCCGACTCCGATTCCGTCGAGCTTATGACTCCGCTTATGACTCCGATTTTCGATTTTCACTTGGTCGTAAGTTCTCTTACGTCTCCGTCTACGATTCCAACTACGACTCCgtcgctagtgaaaaccagcctttagTTTCCGCAATAAAATTTCGTCCAAGCGAGTGCACGAAcgttttctttcgcaaaatatTTCcgtgaatttattatttaattggCGAGCCTCGAAGGTATATTTGAAAAGTACGGCAAAGTTCATTAACACATCAATACACATTTGCACCAAGACTTCGCAGGCTTCGTCGTTTAGGAAATTATTTCGCGGTTGACTTTGTGTCTTTGTGAATATCGAAAATCTTTGATTAACTGGAAAAGGATTTCCAAACCAAATTGTTTGAATAATGTTTCACTTTATCTAAAAGCAATTATAAAGGTGAGAATGTAAAACACACAGGTTTTGAATACGGCTGTCTTCCAAGTACTGAAAAGAGCTTACAGCATGTGCATACGACACAAAACAAATGAGGCAATTTTGACAACTAAATCCAAATTGAATTTCCAGGTATTGTTGAAACGGGAAACTCCTCTCCTTGCCACCAATAAAATGGCTTCTGTGAAAATCAGAGCTACAAAACTCAAGAAAAAATCTATTTCGAAAATGGGCGCCATGTTTGTAGTTATAAATGCAATTCCCCCAAATGTGTTTTTTAAGATTTGAAATTCTGCATTGAAAACAATATCGTCTATGAAGTACATTACTTTTTACAATGGCGTTTTTACTGTAAGTCCGGTCCataaaaagttcttttttccAGGGTTATCGCCTTTcgaatatttaaaaaaagggtTTCGTTATATCTCAATTGAAGGTGACCAGAGTGTCCAAAtcgttttttttattcctttctttttctttcctttttagtAAGTTTATGGTATTGAGCATATGTCAACGCCAATCAAGTATAATAacatgaaattaaaagaatttttttttaaatcataaATTTAGTACAACCTAGCGCTCGAGAATAAACAGATCAGAAATTAGTGGATCTTATTGCATGGAAAACAATTCTTCAAGGATAATTTTGGAGATCGTTTTTACCTTGcaattgggaaaaaaaatcttgatgtTTCGTTCCATCCTGCTTCAAGAGTTGCATGATGTCTAGTTTTTATAATTCCCTTTGAAAACCAGAAACAAtagcaaagagaaaaaatattatctgATATCATTGCGAAATTTATAACAGCGATTGCTCGCGCGAAAACCAGATTATCGTGTGGTGCGAAGATGTTTATCGCGGTCGCTTTCATCGTGTAAAATTCATCGTATTGCTCGGTGGGCTGGAGTTAATAGCTAAAAATCATCTTTTCGTAATGTGCGgttgacacttttttttccattttcctaTAGCTGCTGTATGACTGGGTCTTGCCTGTAATATTAGCATTTGCGTATCAAGAGACTGCAATTCTTAGCGCTTGTTCGCGATTCTTTATGTCATAATCATTATTCTTACGTCATGTAAAATGCAATGATCTGAAGGTGATCAGACTTTATTTTGAGCGGTTTTCACCGCGTAGAACGGTGGGTTATAAAAGTAAAGACATTATGTTGAATTTCTCGAGCATCTGTTGAGTGTAATGAGGATTTCGATGGGCATGTCCAACGATTTGCCAGAAACATCTCCTTATCATTCGGGTGATCACGGAACAGATAGACATGAGTGAGCAAAATATCAAAGCAAATCATGCACAGGAAGGAAAGTCTTGTGATCAGATCGACGGTTTTCAGACTCAACCAGGCGAAAAGGTTTTATCGCCGAGAAGCGGTCAAAACGATGGCGGAAAATTTTGCGAATCGCAAATTGAAACAGGTAATAATTTCTCCGACGTTCGTAGAGACAGCCAGTGTTCCTGTGGAACAGAAAATTCAATTCTGTTGTCTAATTATCACAGTATGCAACGACTTCAGACTTTTGATGATGAGAACGCTCAAGGTTATGACCAGATACACAAGAATGTCCTAGGAGCAGATTTCAAGGAAAGGAAAACGCCAGATTCTGCTGAAGTGGAAGTGCTTCGTGATTTCGATCCGATTTGCAccaagccttttttaaatgGCAATAGCAGGGCTCCAGTTAGTGAAGAAGACATTTTTGTTGAGAAACCGCGGGAAGTCATGTCAGCGAGACACAGCAACCTATCGACGAGAATTGGTAGAAGGGTGCGTTCATTTTTCGATACAAGGAGACCTCGGTCGCATACAGCACAGGTGCAGTTCAGCAAGGCCAATGGCGTCAATGTAGTAATTACAATTGAGGATGAAGCAAAGTGTACACCTAGGTCAGACACATCTTTCCGTCGCTTTAAAGAGTGGCTCCAACCCATGGACAATAAGTTAAACATAAAAGTCTTCGGAAGTCGAAAAGCGATGGATGAAGAAATGCTACGTTACAAGACAGCTGGTTGGATAATACACCCTTTGAGCGCTTTCAGGTTAGAGATTCTGTTGCGCAGTGTGATATCATTTCTTTTGAGAAAACCCAGTCTGTCTAAGAAACGGAAGTACTGTTATCAATTAACATTTTGTGAAGAGAACTCCAGAAGTTTCCCGCTTTAATAAACCCAACAGAGAGAGAGTAAATTACATCCCTACTGTTTCTTATTTCAAGGACAAGGCATATATTAGATTcaatttacattttcagaaaaatttAGCATGTTTTCCTCGCTCGGGCGGATTTCCTCCCTCAATACTGACAAACAAAACTtccttgcaaagtaaattTAGTTGAAATCGGTTTGATAgagttttatttcaaaaattacGTAATTTTTACCGACTTtagattaaaatttaatgattaTCCGTGAGCCATCTAATGTCGACATTAAAGATTTAAAAGCatgcaaattttaatttttttcttgaaaggaCGAGTTAataggatttcttttttttctggttttattttcttcctttttgtttcatgCTATCTagatcttttgttttagcCTCTCTtattatgtcatttttttcgCTGCAGGCGAGTTTACTGCTTAGCTAACTTCCTTGAAATTGTAATACTGAAATATGCCTTTAAGTAGATGGGGATTATGACTTGAATAGTTTTATATTTGTTTCTAgtaatttatgcgtttacgagGTATGAAAAAGTGATGAAGTTGcacgcacaaaaaaaaaaaagaagaagaaggaacaTGAACACTGTGCTGGCCGGGTCAAAGCGTTCTTTCTTGAATTCAGCGTAGCGTCTCAGTCTCAGAAAGTAAGCAATGCGGCTGAACGGCGTCCGATGTAGATCAGCTTCAGTTTTGCTccgccattcgtaaaactccgacccgcttattctgttttgctggttttttcaatgttgtaGAGGGaataaaatctaaaataactCAAAATTTCGTGCCTCGGGACGCCTTTGTTGTGAGGTAGAAAGAAAACTATGTAACCCGAAATGCTCCCGAAAAGTTTTTGGGACTTTCGAGGAAAGGGCCCCAGTTTCAATTCAAATGACTATCGAAAGAAATGACGTGATTGCCGTTGCTGCAAAATATATGTAAAACCTTTATTAAATAAATCCATCCAAAGATataacacaaaaaaattgcccTTGGTGGCTTGGATAAAATTAGTTCATGTTCATTGCCGTTGCTTCACTAAGTGATTATCTCGAAAATCTCGCGCTAGTTTCCAAGCAATGAAAAGAGAGACACAAACCAATGGCACCTTGCacgcgcaatttttccctcgTCTTGGCAGGTAATTGTTGGGAATTCTGATTGCTTCATCGGTCTGTTTGCTCCTCTTGTTTGCATGGTAGGAGTAATTTctagatatatatatagaccGACAAGTTGGTCAAAATATAGGTGGTCTTGAAAATGtgtcttatcttcatttgtgtttgatatatatatatatatatatatatatattgaaaaCGGAAGCCCATTCTCCATTTTGGGACTTGTATATATATAGGAATATTCCAGGGGTGGAGGAAGAAGACTGTGAATTGAAAGAATCGAAGTTTATACTCTGACAAAAGTCCAGATagtttttttgcaataatttgCAAATACAAATtaccaaacaaaaacaaaaagaatgcaattgtctaaaaaaataaatgaataaaataaaataaggtaGCCAAAATGAGGGCTTGCTAGCCATCCTGTTCACCttgtccccccccccccccaaaccCCCGATCCGTCCCTGGGACACTAATTCTCATAACTCTCAATGTGAACTTTAGTTTTTTGATGTGACGTTCTCGTTGCCGTCGCTATCGTCATTAGAGACCTTACGCAACAAGACGGCTGGAAGACGCAGGACGGCAGaaagacgaaaaaatgtcgcgcatGACCGGAAATACAGAGTCTTAAaccacattttttcgtcattctgccgtcctgagtcttccagccatCCTGTTGCGTTAGGTCTCACATGGCAAAAAATGTTAGTTGGAACAAAATGCTTTTATCTTATTTACcgttgcttttgtttgtttatttattttttaggcTTTACTGGGACCTGATCATTCTAGCTTTGTTGATTGTGAACATGTTTGTGTTACCATTAGCCATTGCTTTCTTCATTGACGATATGAGTTCAAAATGGGTCGCTGTGAATCTTGCTTCTGACGGGATTTTGTTGCTCGATATAGTATTGAACTTTAAAACTGGTGTGCTGGTTCATGGTACTCCAAATATATTTATTCTAGACCCCAAGAAAATTGCGATGCGGTAAGTTATCACGAAATGAGTTAAGATCTCTTCTAAACTGCAAGTTATCAGATGAACGCCAATTTCAATAAGGGTCACTAAGGGTTCGCTTGCTCTTTGGCTCAACTTCAATGTCGCTTGTGAAGAGGAATACAGACAATAAAAGTCATGAAGTTTCCTTGAGCTGACCGATCCAGCACGAGAGAAATCTGTTTATGGGAGTGTTTATTACAAGTACGTTTATTCTAAGTTCCTAACCTAAGAAATAACCCACACACAAACGCTTACCATAATGCTACCATCAAATATTTCAGGGTTAACCTTAATTGGACACTTCGAgatgtttatcaaaatttttGGATATAACTGTAGTTTAAGCAAGTCAGCTATTTTAAACGAAATTTTGCATCTTTTCTGTCATCAACATAGCCTAGAATACAGAGCGGCAATTTCAAAATCACTTTCGACaggcattttgaaaactactttATGTCGGAATTCATGACAGAAATGATATAAGATATAAAAATTCGTGTTTAGAGTGTTAACCGTGGCTAAGGCTCTTTATTATCAGTTTTTGAGATAATACCAAACCATGTTTCATCATTGGGTAACTgtcaatacaatacaatatacACATTCGTTCCACTTTTTGTATTGCATATCACATATTACATTTGGGAAAACCTTTGTTAAGTGATCAACCtctattaaggacggtgcctactaattaaagatattgtttccccggtatgtgattatgcaggaaatgtagatcttaacaagtcctattgaaatccaaaaagaaaattgggggtaaccgcgcatttttcaaagataattcatgaataatatctgtaaaaagctttaaaatacaaagcaatgtatggcgttctttctcaaattgaagcttaattatctctcaaaaatgcatggttacccccaattttctttttgggtaccaagagtacttactaagatcttctttctccggatagttttaaaccgcgcaaaaatatccctgtattagtaagcattggcgataggaaatccgagtatctggagatgcgcagaacgtatgcgcaataacaatagtaggcaccgtccttaagccgTCAGTTGGCCCTTTCCCTGTGATTGCGTATGAGAGGTTTGACTGTAGTTTGTTAATTCTGATATATTTTATAGTGAATTGTAAGTTCTCAGTAAGAATTGCCAGTGTCCCCAGTTAGCTTAATCAGCCAAAATTAATACTCACTGGCACGAACAGGTTCATGTATTTatgtttgctgttgttgtttttggaaCAGGTACGCGAGAGGATGGTTTATGATCGATCTCATATCATCCTTTCCGTTTGATTACGTTGTATCGTCCGCTTCTAGCCTTCACTCGCAGGGTCGTCTGTTTGGTGCCTCACGGGCCCTTCGCATTCTGCGCATGGCAAAACTGCTTAGTTTACTGCGTCTTCTCAGGATATCTCGTCTGGTTCGCAAAGTTTATCAGTACGAGGAGGTGGGTCAAGTGGCGCGTACATAACCAACTCTATTCAGGGTGTTGGCATGTTTCTTCTCAACTGCGAACTTGTTTAATTAGTTTCAATTCGCAATGGTTTCCgcaatttttaattaaaagttCAGCACATGTTAAGGATTTCATTCACTGATATGCATGCCGACACCAGTAATGAATAAGGTTCACGAAAAGTCCCCTTGTCTTCTCGTTAAGTTCCTGGCGAGAAATATAAACAATAATGATCAGAAATTATCCTCCGAACTCCACtcctcaaaaagaaaaaaaaattaaacccAAACAGAATTGGAGGGAGGGCTGGGAGGTTAGCGCTAGGGGGAGGGTGAGTGACTGTAACCGCGGAGAGCACTTGTTTGCTAAAAGGTGAAACCCAAAATCTGAAGACGATGcttatcattgtttttcatcagCTTTAGTGGATGACATATTTACTCATATTATTGTTAGATTTTAGCTCCCCTATTGAAATTTAGGCTGGATCATTATAGCTCGCTGTGTTTGCCGTTTTGGTTGGTAGCGCGTaatcaagtgaaaaaaaaactggaagaaGGCCGTGTGGTTTGGGCAAATTTAGTTTGTATTTCAGTGTGCAGCCTTTAAATATACTTCAACGAGAGATTggttctcttcttcttcttcttcttcttcttcttcttcttcttcttcttctttttaaatCAAACAATTTCCCTCCAACATGCTAGCTATTTAACTTTGGAGTGGTTGATTTTTCTGATAGCCACCTGCTAGACATTATAGTTTTCGCGtattttgttcatttgctTGCATTTACGCTTTTGTCCTTCAGGTTCTTAACATAACCCGTTCAGTTATTCGGTTTTTTAACTTGGTAAGCCTAATGTTGTTGGTGGCTCACTGGAATGGCTGCATGCAGTTTCTAGTCCCAGTTCTCGACGATTTCCCTGACGATTCTTGGGTCATGCTCCATAACTTGCGGGTTTGTTGAGTTTAATTATATCCTTATATTTTATACCTTCATTATTGCCTTGAGAGCTGAATGATTTTGATATGTAACACTTTGTCATGCCAACATGTACATTACTATCAAAATCAACCGAATCGGCAACTTTTTTTCCCGCAGTATAAGCCATGGACGGAGCAGTATTTCTGGGCATTGTTCAAAGCCCTGTCACATATGTTATGTATTGGTTACGGAAGGCATCCACCCCAGAACATTCCTGAGACTTGCGTCACTATATCCAGTATGATGACGGGAGCAACATTCTATGCTCTCTTCATTGCTTATTCCATCAATGTCATCCAGACCATGGACTCGCCGGGTCGCAGTTACAAGGAGAAGGTAAGGTCGAGTAAGCCACGCTCCCTTCACTGCCTCTCCAACCACATTTACTGActttctaagaaaaaaaaagggatgcGAAGCGGCGAGATTTCGGTAGATAAAGACCTTGATTAGGAAAGGGAGGGGAAAGATTCAATGCACTAAAACGACGTGTCCTTCGTAAAATGCAcccaaaatgaaataaaccatCAAAaaagaccaacaacatcaagATATATACTTATTGCCTTAAATGGGCAAAGATTTGCACAGATGCAGTGACACCGAGAGG is a window from the Acropora palmata chromosome 1, jaAcrPala1.3, whole genome shotgun sequence genome containing:
- the LOC141893221 gene encoding potassium/sodium hyperpolarization-activated cyclic nucleotide-gated channel 2-like isoform X1, whose amino-acid sequence is MSEQNIKANHAQEGKSCDQIDGFQTQPGEKVLSPRSGQNDGGKFCESQIETGNNFSDVRRDSQCSCGTENSILLSNYHSMQRLQTFDDENAQGYDQIHKNVLGADFKERKTPDSAEVEVLRDFDPICTKPFLNGNSRAPVSEEDIFVEKPREVMSARHSNLSTRIGRRVRSFFDTRRPRSHTAQVQFSKANGVNVVITIEDEAKCTPRSDTSFRRFKEWLQPMDNKLNIKVFGSRKAMDEEMLRYKTAGWIIHPLSAFRLYWDLIILALLIVNMFVLPLAIAFFIDDMSSKWVAVNLASDGILLLDIVLNFKTGVLVHGTPNIFILDPKKIAMRYARGWFMIDLISSFPFDYVVSSASSLHSQGRLFGASRALRILRMAKLLSLLRLLRISRLVRKVYQYEEVLNITRSVIRFFNLVSLMLLVAHWNGCMQFLVPVLDDFPDDSWVMLHNLRYKPWTEQYFWALFKALSHMLCIGYGRHPPQNIPETCVTISSMMTGATFYALFIAYSINVIQTMDSPGRSYKEKIKEIEEYMSHRRLPVSLRDKITKYYEHRFRGKLFDEERLLREVSRPLRTSIVNYNCRELVRKVPFFSDADPEFVSAIITKLEFEVYLEDDIIIREGQMGTEMYFLKSGVVSVSCEGKVSDDLTDGAYFGEICLLTNARRTATIVAKSVCDIYILHADDFREVVDEYPEMRQLMESVATRRLSKMGKSVDLMTYQSKDYAATNLQSSIDGSVLCGSCSNLIQMPENPVHPHIVITRVDSNEDLTDDYLIT
- the LOC141893221 gene encoding potassium/sodium hyperpolarization-activated cyclic nucleotide-gated channel 2-like isoform X2, which translates into the protein MQRLQTFDDENAQGYDQIHKNVLGADFKERKTPDSAEVEVLRDFDPICTKPFLNGNSRAPVSEEDIFVEKPREVMSARHSNLSTRIGRRVRSFFDTRRPRSHTAQVQFSKANGVNVVITIEDEAKCTPRSDTSFRRFKEWLQPMDNKLNIKVFGSRKAMDEEMLRYKTAGWIIHPLSAFRLYWDLIILALLIVNMFVLPLAIAFFIDDMSSKWVAVNLASDGILLLDIVLNFKTGVLVHGTPNIFILDPKKIAMRYARGWFMIDLISSFPFDYVVSSASSLHSQGRLFGASRALRILRMAKLLSLLRLLRISRLVRKVYQYEEVLNITRSVIRFFNLVSLMLLVAHWNGCMQFLVPVLDDFPDDSWVMLHNLRYKPWTEQYFWALFKALSHMLCIGYGRHPPQNIPETCVTISSMMTGATFYALFIAYSINVIQTMDSPGRSYKEKIKEIEEYMSHRRLPVSLRDKITKYYEHRFRGKLFDEERLLREVSRPLRTSIVNYNCRELVRKVPFFSDADPEFVSAIITKLEFEVYLEDDIIIREGQMGTEMYFLKSGVVSVSCEGKVSDDLTDGAYFGEICLLTNARRTATIVAKSVCDIYILHADDFREVVDEYPEMRQLMESVATRRLSKMGKSVDLMTYQSKDYAATNLQSSIDGSVLCGSCSNLIQMPENPVHPHIVITRVDSNEDLTDDYLIT